The following proteins are co-located in the Deltaproteobacteria bacterium genome:
- a CDS encoding CocE/NonD family hydrolase: protein MRSQLLALAAFTLLVVGCGGSNSSSSSSTGGSSTSTTTTSTTTAGSTSGSAGSSGAASTGSTSGSSGSASTTSSGSGSTGASNGSGSTSGSTGSTAFKVRGSVAEVMVWMAPPSTQLELHDAQNNVSQTGVADSQGSLIWRQVPEGDYTVVAPNLTPAETEGPVHVSTVADSLPAQSFYSSQSLTKGFTYITTRDGTQLSAYITFPAGPGPYPTVVNYSGYSPSQPGQPLGNFGTLCNDLPVLCDAPNDPSAEIAALMGYATVGVNMRGTGCSGGAYDYFEDLQLTDGYDIIEAVAAQPWVLNGKVGMTGISYPGITQLFVAKMHPPHLAAITPLSVIGGTYSTARPGGIFNDGFALEWISSVVDKADPYGQGWEQGQVNAGDTVCAENQLLHSQKVNVIAEAQSEAYYTDALVGRVDPTKFVDQIQVPVFLACSQEDEQTGPFFFTLLDKFTGSPLTRFTVYNGVHIDGFAPQVMVEWKAFLDIYVAQQVPVISSEVRTLAPTLFQQVFKEQMQLPPDRFANYPDWASAKTAYEAEQPLRAIFENGDGDTANPGSPVGTFEMHFDAWPPSNTTTTRFYFQPDGTMADTAPAVVDGGAPGATFLLDPDAGHRGILADGGDVWDPLPAYDWKEPPAGYDVVFETAPLASDLVMLGTASADLWVRSPVDDADLEVNLTEVRPDGQEMFVQTGWLRASLRALDPSATDLWPEHTYTQADEQLLTPGDWVQARVGIPSFNHVFRAGSKIRVLVDTPGDSRAAWTFALKSFPGSVSYDIGASAAYPSSIALPVLTGVSATTPLPPCPSLRGKQCRDYQPYTNTPSAP, encoded by the coding sequence ATGCGCTCCCAACTCCTCGCCCTCGCGGCGTTCACCCTCCTCGTCGTCGGCTGTGGCGGCAGCAATTCGTCGTCGTCCAGCTCCACCGGCGGCAGCTCCACCTCCACCACCACCACGTCCACCACGACCGCCGGCAGCACCAGCGGCAGCGCAGGCAGCAGCGGCGCGGCGTCGACGGGCAGCACCAGCGGCTCCAGCGGCAGCGCCTCGACGACGTCGAGCGGCTCGGGCAGCACGGGCGCGTCGAACGGCTCCGGCAGCACGAGCGGCAGCACCGGGAGCACGGCGTTCAAGGTCCGCGGCAGCGTCGCCGAGGTGATGGTGTGGATGGCCCCGCCGTCGACGCAGCTCGAGCTGCACGACGCGCAGAACAACGTGTCGCAGACCGGCGTCGCCGACAGCCAGGGCAGCCTCATCTGGCGCCAGGTTCCCGAGGGCGACTACACGGTCGTGGCGCCAAACCTCACGCCGGCCGAGACCGAGGGCCCGGTGCACGTGTCCACGGTGGCCGACAGCCTGCCCGCGCAGAGCTTCTACTCGAGCCAGTCGCTCACCAAGGGCTTCACGTACATCACCACCCGCGACGGCACGCAGCTCTCGGCGTACATCACCTTCCCCGCCGGGCCCGGGCCGTACCCGACGGTGGTGAACTACTCGGGCTACAGCCCGTCGCAGCCGGGCCAGCCGCTGGGCAACTTCGGCACGCTCTGCAACGACCTGCCCGTGCTCTGCGACGCGCCGAATGATCCGAGCGCGGAGATCGCGGCGCTCATGGGCTACGCGACGGTGGGCGTGAACATGCGCGGGACCGGCTGCTCGGGCGGCGCGTACGACTACTTCGAGGACCTGCAGCTCACCGACGGCTACGACATCATCGAGGCCGTCGCCGCGCAGCCCTGGGTGCTGAACGGCAAGGTGGGCATGACCGGCATCTCCTATCCGGGCATCACCCAGCTCTTCGTGGCCAAGATGCACCCGCCGCACCTCGCGGCCATCACCCCGCTCTCCGTCATCGGCGGCACGTACTCCACCGCGCGCCCGGGCGGCATCTTCAACGACGGCTTCGCGCTGGAGTGGATCTCGAGCGTCGTGGACAAGGCCGATCCGTACGGCCAGGGCTGGGAGCAGGGCCAGGTGAACGCGGGCGACACGGTCTGCGCCGAGAACCAGCTCCTGCACAGCCAGAAGGTGAATGTCATCGCCGAGGCGCAGAGCGAGGCCTACTACACCGACGCGCTCGTGGGCCGCGTGGATCCCACCAAGTTCGTCGACCAGATCCAGGTGCCGGTGTTCCTCGCGTGCTCGCAGGAGGATGAGCAGACCGGGCCGTTCTTCTTCACCCTGCTCGACAAGTTCACCGGCTCGCCGCTCACGCGCTTCACCGTCTACAACGGCGTGCACATCGACGGCTTCGCGCCGCAGGTGATGGTGGAGTGGAAGGCGTTCCTCGACATCTACGTGGCGCAGCAGGTGCCGGTCATCTCGAGCGAGGTCCGCACGCTGGCGCCCACGCTGTTCCAGCAGGTGTTCAAGGAGCAGATGCAGCTCCCGCCGGATCGCTTCGCAAACTACCCGGACTGGGCCTCTGCCAAGACCGCGTACGAGGCCGAGCAGCCGCTGCGCGCCATCTTCGAGAACGGCGATGGCGACACGGCGAACCCCGGCTCGCCGGTGGGCACCTTCGAGATGCACTTCGACGCCTGGCCGCCGTCGAACACCACCACCACGCGCTTCTACTTCCAGCCGGACGGCACCATGGCCGACACCGCGCCCGCAGTCGTTGATGGCGGCGCGCCCGGCGCGACGTTCCTGCTCGATCCGGACGCCGGCCACCGCGGCATCCTCGCCGACGGCGGCGACGTGTGGGATCCGCTGCCGGCGTACGACTGGAAGGAGCCGCCCGCGGGCTACGACGTGGTCTTCGAGACCGCGCCGCTCGCCAGCGACCTGGTGATGCTCGGCACGGCCAGCGCGGACCTGTGGGTGCGCTCGCCCGTGGACGACGCGGACCTCGAGGTGAACCTCACCGAGGTGCGCCCCGACGGCCAGGAGATGTTCGTGCAGACCGGCTGGCTGCGCGCGAGCCTGCGCGCGCTGGACCCGAGCGCCACCGACCTCTGGCCCGAGCACACGTACACCCAGGCCGACGAGCAGCTCCTCACGCCCGGCGATTGGGTGCAGGCGCGCGTGGGCATCCCGTCGTTCAACCACGTGTTCCGGGCGGGTTCGAAGATCCGCGTGCTCGTCGACACGCCGGGCGACAGCCGCGCCGCGTGGACGTTCGCGCTCAAGAGCTTCCCGGGCAGCGTGAGCTACGACATCGGCGCGAGCGCAGCGTACCCGTCGAGCATCGCGCTGCCGGTCCTCACTGGCGTCTCCGCGACGACGCCGTTGCCGCCCTGCCCGTCGCTCCGCGGCAAGCAGTGCCGCGACTACCAGCCGTACACCAACACGCCCTCGGCGCCGTGA
- a CDS encoding SDR family NAD(P)-dependent oxidoreductase has protein sequence MNVLITGASSGIGKALALEFHAAGHTITLAARRKDLLDAIAAELKERCHVVVVDLAKQATDTSWLASVPAVDVLVNNAGIQWVGATAAIGVDEAENMLRLNLIAPLMLTRAVLPAMLARGAGTIVDVASMAGVAPARGMSWYGASKAGLVSFSESLRTELEGTW, from the coding sequence ATGAACGTCCTCATCACCGGCGCTTCGTCTGGGATCGGCAAGGCGCTCGCGCTCGAGTTCCACGCCGCCGGCCACACCATCACGCTCGCGGCCCGGCGCAAGGACCTGCTCGATGCCATCGCCGCCGAGCTGAAGGAGCGCTGTCACGTCGTGGTGGTCGATCTCGCGAAGCAGGCCACGGACACCTCGTGGCTCGCGTCGGTGCCGGCGGTGGACGTGCTCGTGAACAACGCAGGCATCCAGTGGGTGGGCGCGACCGCCGCCATCGGCGTCGACGAGGCGGAGAACATGCTGCGCCTCAACCTCATCGCGCCGCTGATGCTCACGCGCGCGGTGCTGCCCGCGATGCTCGCGCGCGGCGCGGGCACGATCGTGGACGTCGCCTCGATGGCGGGGGTGGCGCCGGCGCGCGGGATGTCGTGGTACGGCGCCTCGAAGGCGGGCCTGGTGTCGTTCTCGGAGTCGCTGCGCACCGAGCTCGAGGGCACGTGGTGA
- a CDS encoding glycosyltransferase family 39 protein translates to MRRWIWLVVVLVTLLPVAEGASSVRGVLGASLLVVPLLLLIAKIGRRPVSRWPELSTGAFFRVVGIVAAVELVAAAIISHAVFGGIPHVQDSAAQLMHARIFALGHLWVPAPHPAGFFVFPNMILGERWYSEYPPGHVAMLALGLLVHAPQLVNPILGSASVALIALVARELWGPTVGALASVLALASPFILFMSSEYMNHATALFAFALALLGYLRARRTGRLVDAAIAGFGLAWLILTRPYTAFGLAPPFALELVLALRGDPKLLRTLWPVALGGVLGVVGMLAFNAATTGHALRFGYVEAYGAEHLPSFGANPFGALGQASAAVYTPVDALRVTLAGLNALNLQLLGWPVPALAVVALPFALGIADRWCRTFAGAIATLVVAYAAHKYHDFCFGPRYFYEGVALAIPLAARGLVALRERFEGATLSARAFAMVPVFGVAFSVLVCMPLLGREYASGYWGVDHHLLDELERNHIERGVIFVDALGSVFPQNDPLLRGPIIWAWDHGEANANLMALHPDLPAWVERDEKLVPLK, encoded by the coding sequence GTGCGCCGCTGGATCTGGCTCGTCGTGGTGCTGGTCACGCTCCTCCCCGTGGCCGAGGGCGCGTCGAGCGTGCGCGGCGTACTGGGCGCGAGCCTGCTCGTCGTGCCGCTGCTGCTGCTCATCGCCAAGATTGGACGCCGGCCGGTCTCGCGCTGGCCGGAGCTCTCCACGGGCGCGTTCTTCCGGGTGGTGGGCATCGTCGCCGCGGTGGAGCTCGTGGCGGCGGCGATCATTTCGCACGCGGTGTTCGGCGGCATTCCGCACGTGCAGGACAGCGCCGCGCAGCTCATGCACGCGCGCATCTTCGCGCTGGGTCACCTCTGGGTGCCCGCGCCGCATCCGGCGGGGTTCTTCGTCTTCCCGAACATGATCCTCGGCGAGCGCTGGTACAGCGAGTACCCGCCGGGCCACGTGGCGATGCTCGCGCTCGGCCTGCTCGTGCACGCGCCGCAGCTCGTGAACCCGATTCTGGGCTCCGCGAGCGTGGCCCTCATCGCGCTCGTGGCCCGCGAGCTCTGGGGACCGACGGTGGGCGCCCTCGCCAGCGTGCTCGCGCTGGCTTCGCCGTTCATCCTGTTCATGTCATCGGAGTACATGAACCACGCCACTGCGCTCTTCGCCTTCGCATTGGCGTTGCTGGGCTACCTCCGCGCGCGACGCACCGGACGCCTCGTGGATGCGGCGATCGCCGGCTTCGGCCTGGCGTGGCTCATCCTGACGCGGCCGTACACCGCGTTCGGGCTCGCCCCGCCCTTCGCCCTCGAGCTCGTTCTCGCGCTTCGCGGCGATCCGAAGCTGCTGCGTACGCTCTGGCCGGTCGCGCTCGGCGGCGTGCTGGGCGTCGTGGGGATGCTCGCGTTCAACGCGGCGACCACGGGACACGCGCTTCGCTTCGGATACGTCGAGGCCTACGGCGCGGAGCACCTGCCGAGCTTCGGCGCGAATCCATTTGGCGCGCTGGGGCAAGCGAGCGCCGCGGTCTACACGCCCGTCGACGCGCTGCGGGTCACGCTCGCCGGGCTCAACGCGCTCAACTTGCAATTGCTGGGTTGGCCCGTGCCCGCGCTGGCCGTCGTCGCGCTGCCCTTTGCGCTGGGCATCGCGGACCGCTGGTGCCGCACCTTCGCGGGCGCCATCGCGACGCTGGTGGTCGCCTACGCGGCGCACAAGTACCACGACTTCTGCTTCGGCCCCCGCTACTTCTACGAGGGCGTCGCGCTCGCGATTCCACTCGCGGCGCGCGGGCTGGTGGCGCTGCGCGAGCGATTCGAAGGCGCCACCCTCTCCGCGCGCGCATTCGCGATGGTGCCGGTGTTCGGCGTGGCGTTCTCGGTGCTGGTCTGCATGCCGCTGCTCGGGCGCGAATACGCGAGCGGCTACTGGGGCGTCGATCACCACCTGCTCGACGAGCTCGAGCGCAACCACATCGAGCGCGGCGTGATCTTCGTGGACGCGCTGGGCTCGGTGTTTCCGCAGAACGATCCGCTGCTGCGCGGGCCCATCATCTGGGCGTGGGATCATGGCGAGGCGAACGCGAACTTGATGGCCCTGCACCCGGACTTGCCGGCGTGGGTGGAGCGCGATGAGAAGCTGGTGCCGCTGAAGTAG
- a CDS encoding ammonia-forming cytochrome c nitrite reductase subunit c552, translating into MRRKLILLLLAMNVAGVAFWATHRPGPDARVLPDDQVDRSITYSNVLPADYVGPDRCNDCHAKEHKLWLNHPHRRMNQMASAESVEGDFNDAKLEVPHGVITFTHEGDKYLATVERDGQFLRQYQITRTVGTVYQQYYIAKQVKGPEPLDSPLYKEHMLPFGYWRSLNRWLPKAFLDADGAEHLEHGIATTEGVDYVKDIRLYNEDCMNCHNTYPYVYRVFHRKFSGFPFANVSGALGPLSEALKPNVNVKPDVDSFENVRKLLDPSKDLVTLGISCESCHFGGREHAEEEDDIHFAPTSSMVKVTPVVASRPVKGERTDPESVNGICAQCHSGNSPLYPNGASVANSSEALDFVTGACANKMRCVDCHNPHEKGAPEASPPQAKHLATCVKCHTQFQDATAVATHTRHGPDVTCLDCHMPREVMGLDDIVRTHHISKPVEASMVKANSTNACNLCHLDKSVAWTVAELKKGWNQSISVEGVAPDKLNTPMGDIWLHADQPMRLLATRSWAHSPWAKEKLPELIHELDDQEPINRVYALKSVEYVTGKKLDASTYTLQGSPAEREKQIDALLQSLNARSGL; encoded by the coding sequence ATGCGCAGGAAGCTGATTCTCCTCCTGCTGGCGATGAACGTGGCCGGCGTGGCGTTCTGGGCGACCCACCGCCCAGGCCCGGATGCGCGCGTCCTCCCCGACGACCAGGTCGATCGCAGCATCACCTACAGCAACGTCCTGCCCGCGGACTACGTGGGCCCGGACCGCTGCAACGACTGTCACGCCAAGGAGCACAAGCTCTGGCTGAACCACCCGCACCGGCGCATGAACCAGATGGCGTCGGCGGAGTCGGTGGAGGGCGACTTCAACGACGCCAAGCTCGAGGTCCCGCATGGCGTGATCACCTTCACCCACGAGGGCGACAAGTACCTCGCCACCGTGGAGCGCGACGGCCAGTTCCTGCGCCAGTACCAAATCACGCGCACCGTGGGCACGGTGTACCAGCAGTACTACATCGCCAAGCAGGTGAAGGGCCCAGAGCCACTCGATAGCCCGCTCTACAAAGAGCACATGCTGCCCTTCGGCTACTGGCGAAGCCTGAACCGCTGGCTGCCCAAGGCCTTCCTCGACGCCGACGGCGCGGAGCACCTCGAGCACGGCATCGCGACGACCGAGGGCGTCGATTATGTGAAAGACATTCGCCTATACAATGAAGATTGTATGAATTGTCATAACACCTACCCGTACGTGTACCGGGTGTTCCACCGGAAGTTCTCGGGCTTCCCGTTCGCGAACGTGTCGGGCGCGCTGGGGCCGCTCAGCGAGGCGCTCAAGCCGAACGTCAACGTGAAGCCCGACGTGGACTCGTTCGAGAACGTCCGCAAGCTGCTCGATCCTTCGAAGGACCTGGTGACGCTCGGCATCAGCTGCGAGAGCTGCCACTTCGGCGGCCGCGAGCACGCCGAGGAAGAAGACGACATCCACTTTGCGCCCACGAGCTCGATGGTGAAGGTGACGCCCGTCGTCGCCAGCCGTCCGGTGAAGGGCGAGCGCACCGATCCGGAGAGCGTGAACGGCATCTGCGCGCAGTGCCACTCGGGCAACTCGCCGCTGTACCCGAACGGCGCCTCGGTCGCGAACTCCAGCGAGGCGCTCGACTTCGTCACCGGCGCCTGCGCCAACAAGATGCGCTGCGTGGACTGCCACAACCCGCACGAGAAGGGCGCGCCGGAGGCCAGCCCGCCGCAAGCCAAGCACCTGGCCACCTGCGTGAAGTGCCACACCCAGTTCCAGGACGCGACCGCGGTGGCCACGCACACCCGCCACGGGCCCGACGTGACCTGCCTCGACTGCCACATGCCGCGCGAGGTGATGGGCCTCGACGACATCGTGCGCACCCACCACATCTCCAAGCCGGTGGAGGCCTCGATGGTGAAGGCCAACTCCACCAACGCGTGCAACCTCTGCCACCTCGACAAGTCGGTGGCCTGGACGGTGGCCGAGCTGAAGAAGGGCTGGAACCAGTCGATCAGCGTCGAGGGCGTGGCGCCGGACAAGCTCAACACGCCGATGGGCGACATCTGGCTCCACGCGGACCAGCCGATGCGGCTGCTGGCCACGCGGAGCTGGGCGCACTCGCCGTGGGCCAAGGAGAAGCTGCCCGAGCTCATCCACGAGCTCGACGATCAGGAGCCCATCAACCGCGTCTACGCGCTCAAGTCCGTGGAGTACGTGACCGGAAAGAAGCTCGACGCTTCGACGTACACGCTGCAGGGCTCGCCGGCCGAGCGCGAGAAGCAGATCGACGCGCTGCTGCAGAGCCTCAACGCGCGCTCCGGCCTGTAG
- the ccsA gene encoding cytochrome c biogenesis protein CcsA yields MVDVSQGLFVGTCVTYGVAESLYLGTLAAKWNVVKRLATIAAAIGLTLHSSWLLYRWYVTGTTEFNARVAVGDVPTGLAKLYVYISHPPYTNLYESLIFVSWALMVFYLVIEAKWKIRPIGIGAVGVTLLALFEAYIVTEKDARALVPALQSYWILIHVWFLFLSYSLFMIAAFAALMFLIKVGAHSAAMGKWLSLAAAAVLALTGGGDLFLHGRFGLTPSAWMGGAWKPVHYFPEGAQKATKLFVTVPGAGPLLLVAIAILIIAAIVFHLDARGDDVGLKGRGIKVFLGAGGALGLALALVLVKALGHAPAALPEQLGGQVAQGVDTSSMIFHTNSNYGLGLVTLIFVLLVGFVGLLGSREKLSLALPEPKLLDDVTYKVIVAGFPLLSIGIVLGAMWAYEAWGRYWGWDPKETWALITWFVYAIYLHTRITLGWTGKPGAALAVSGFAVVIFCYMGVNLGLTGEGLHTYGAG; encoded by the coding sequence ATGGTGGACGTGAGTCAGGGCCTTTTCGTGGGGACGTGCGTCACCTACGGCGTGGCCGAGAGCCTCTACCTGGGCACGCTCGCCGCGAAGTGGAACGTGGTGAAGCGGCTGGCCACCATCGCCGCGGCCATCGGGCTCACGCTGCACTCGAGCTGGCTGCTCTACCGCTGGTACGTGACGGGCACGACCGAGTTCAACGCGCGCGTCGCCGTGGGTGATGTGCCCACGGGGCTCGCCAAGCTCTACGTGTACATCTCGCACCCGCCGTACACCAACCTGTACGAGTCGCTGATCTTCGTCTCGTGGGCGCTGATGGTTTTCTATTTGGTCATCGAGGCCAAGTGGAAGATCCGGCCGATCGGAATTGGCGCCGTCGGCGTCACGCTGCTCGCGCTCTTCGAGGCGTACATCGTGACCGAGAAGGACGCACGCGCGCTCGTGCCCGCGCTCCAGAGCTACTGGATCCTCATTCACGTGTGGTTCCTGTTCCTCTCGTACTCGCTGTTCATGATCGCGGCGTTCGCGGCGCTGATGTTCCTCATCAAGGTCGGCGCGCACTCGGCGGCGATGGGCAAGTGGCTCAGCCTCGCGGCAGCGGCGGTGCTCGCGCTCACCGGCGGCGGCGACCTCTTCCTGCACGGCAGGTTCGGCCTCACGCCCTCGGCCTGGATGGGCGGCGCGTGGAAGCCGGTGCACTACTTCCCCGAGGGCGCGCAGAAAGCGACCAAGCTCTTCGTGACCGTGCCGGGCGCGGGCCCGCTGCTGCTCGTGGCCATCGCGATTCTGATCATCGCGGCGATCGTCTTCCACCTCGACGCGCGCGGCGACGACGTGGGCCTCAAGGGCCGCGGCATCAAGGTCTTCCTGGGCGCGGGCGGCGCGCTGGGCCTCGCGCTCGCGCTGGTGCTGGTGAAGGCGCTGGGTCACGCGCCGGCGGCGCTGCCGGAGCAGCTCGGCGGACAGGTCGCGCAGGGCGTCGACACGAGCTCGATGATCTTTCACACCAACTCGAACTACGGGCTCGGCCTGGTGACGCTCATCTTCGTGCTGCTGGTGGGCTTCGTGGGTCTGCTCGGCAGCCGCGAAAAGCTCAGCCTGGCGCTGCCCGAGCCGAAGCTGCTCGACGACGTGACCTACAAGGTTATCGTGGCCGGTTTCCCGCTCTTGTCGATCGGCATCGTGCTCGGCGCGATGTGGGCGTACGAGGCCTGGGGCCGCTACTGGGGTTGGGACCCGAAGGAGACCTGGGCGCTCATCACCTGGTTCGTGTACGCCATCTATCTGCACACGCGAATCACGCTGGGCTGGACGGGCAAGCCCGGCGCGGCGCTCGCGGTCTCCGGATTCGCGGTGGTGATCTTCTGCTACATGGGCGTGAACCTCGGCCTCACCGGCGAGGGCTTGCACACCTACGGCGCGGGCTGA
- a CDS encoding DUF2203 domain-containing protein, which produces MPQRTFSPSEVQGLIPSLELLVGRLMVLHAEIRATTAQPQLERLQADADALVTRIEELGGELKDLERGLVDFPCRRGSEIVLLCWQFGEKRLTHWHGVDEGFAGRKPLDGVPVEREAELLN; this is translated from the coding sequence ATGCCCCAGCGCACGTTCAGTCCTTCGGAGGTCCAGGGTCTGATCCCCTCGCTGGAGCTGCTCGTGGGCCGGCTGATGGTGCTGCACGCAGAGATCCGCGCGACAACGGCCCAGCCCCAGCTCGAGCGCCTGCAGGCCGACGCCGACGCGCTCGTCACGCGCATCGAAGAGCTCGGGGGCGAGCTGAAAGACCTGGAGCGCGGGCTGGTGGACTTTCCCTGCCGGCGCGGGTCGGAAATCGTCCTCTTGTGCTGGCAGTTCGGCGAGAAGCGGCTCACGCACTGGCACGGCGTGGACGAAGGCTTTGCCGGGCGGAAGCCACTCGATGGTGTGCCGGTCGAGCGCGAGGCCGAGCTGCTGAATTAA
- a CDS encoding peptidylprolyl isomerase, whose protein sequence is MRRFSSLVVAAAALSLASLSYAAPAASPTKWMDLAKAGTPLYATIDTSMGKIVAELDPKIAPIAVENFVGLAMGEKEWKTPAGEMVKKPLYEGTTFHRVIPNFMIQGGDPEGTGMGGPGFNIPDDFPNQHGLTFSKGTLGMARTMAPNSGGCQFFITVGDAKWLDGQYTVFGHVLTGQDVADKISLVPRSTPGDKPNTPVTIKKITITDKAPAGTKKK, encoded by the coding sequence ATGCGACGCTTCAGCTCTCTCGTCGTGGCCGCCGCCGCGCTCTCGCTCGCCAGCCTGTCGTATGCCGCGCCCGCCGCCTCGCCCACCAAGTGGATGGACCTGGCCAAGGCCGGCACGCCGCTCTACGCCACCATCGACACGAGCATGGGCAAGATCGTCGCGGAGCTCGATCCCAAGATCGCGCCCATCGCGGTCGAGAACTTCGTGGGCCTGGCCATGGGCGAGAAGGAGTGGAAGACGCCCGCCGGCGAGATGGTGAAGAAGCCGCTCTACGAGGGCACCACGTTCCACCGCGTGATCCCCAACTTCATGATCCAGGGCGGCGACCCCGAGGGCACCGGCATGGGCGGCCCCGGCTTCAACATCCCCGACGACTTCCCCAACCAGCACGGCCTGACCTTCTCCAAGGGCACGCTGGGCATGGCGCGGACCATGGCGCCCAACTCGGGCGGCTGCCAGTTCTTCATCACCGTGGGCGACGCCAAGTGGCTCGATGGCCAGTACACCGTCTTCGGCCACGTGCTCACCGGCCAGGACGTCGCCGACAAGATCTCGCTCGTCCCGCGCTCCACGCCCGGCGACAAGCCGAACACGCCGGTGACCATCAAGAAGATCACCATCACCGACAAGGCGCCCGCGGGCACCAAGAAGAAGTAG
- a CDS encoding peptidylprolyl isomerase → MSTARAASSTPAAQPGTPAVTPNAQGVALMDKARAGKPLWATLETSSGKIVLELQTAAAPQSTAAFVGYATGGLVWQKNKQPSNAPLYDGTIFHRVIPGFAIQAGDPTGTGTGGPGATTPDESASPAQKALHFTKGTVGLSHVPDVNANGSQFFITLGDAPWLDGRFTQIGKVVAGQDVADAIGATPRGPNDRPLQPVTLKSVRISDKAPPLPKAPKKK, encoded by the coding sequence GTGTCGACGGCGCGCGCGGCCTCGAGCACGCCCGCCGCTCAGCCGGGCACGCCGGCCGTGACGCCAAACGCGCAGGGCGTCGCGCTCATGGACAAGGCCCGCGCCGGAAAGCCGCTCTGGGCCACGCTGGAGACGTCGAGCGGCAAGATCGTGCTCGAGCTGCAGACGGCTGCCGCGCCCCAGTCGACGGCCGCGTTCGTGGGCTACGCGACCGGCGGGCTCGTGTGGCAGAAGAACAAGCAACCCTCGAACGCGCCGCTCTACGACGGCACGATCTTCCACCGCGTGATCCCCGGCTTCGCGATCCAGGCCGGCGATCCCACGGGAACGGGCACCGGCGGCCCCGGCGCGACCACGCCTGACGAGAGCGCGTCGCCCGCGCAGAAGGCGCTCCACTTCACCAAGGGCACCGTGGGCCTCTCGCACGTGCCCGACGTGAACGCGAACGGCTCGCAGTTCTTCATCACCCTTGGCGACGCGCCCTGGCTCGACGGACGCTTCACGCAGATCGGCAAGGTCGTGGCCGGTCAGGACGTCGCCGATGCGATTGGCGCCACGCCGCGCGGCCCCAACGATCGACCGCTCCAGCCGGTGACGCTCAAGTCCGTGCGCATCAGCGACAAGGCGCCGCCGCTTCCCAAGGCGCCCAAGAAGAAGTGA
- the era gene encoding GTPase Era produces MSSSETHRAGFVAIVGRPNVGKSTLLNRYVGEHLAIVSAKPQTTRNRILGVVTRPEFQVAFLDTPGIHQAKGELNRFMVDVALQAMTEVDAVLYLVEAVTTRDGRVDIGEGNKFILKKLGDAKKPVVLGINKIDLLPDKRRLLPIIDAYRTQFPFAEIFPLSAGKGEGVENLLERLAAMMPEGPNLFPEDVITDQAERSIVAEYVREQILKNLRQEIPYSTAVVVEAFDESERGEGGTRSNPKGLVRIDAVVFVERESQKAIVIGKGGSMLKKIGTEARKRIEAFLGSRVFIQLTVRVEPHWSDSAGALARLGYTR; encoded by the coding sequence ATGAGCTCTTCGGAAACGCATCGCGCCGGCTTCGTGGCCATCGTCGGCAGGCCCAACGTGGGCAAGAGCACCTTGCTCAATCGCTACGTCGGCGAGCACTTGGCCATCGTCTCGGCCAAGCCGCAGACCACGCGCAACCGCATCCTCGGCGTCGTGACGCGACCTGAATTTCAGGTCGCCTTCCTCGACACGCCCGGCATCCACCAGGCCAAGGGCGAGCTCAACCGCTTCATGGTCGACGTGGCGCTTCAGGCCATGACCGAGGTGGACGCGGTGCTCTATCTGGTCGAGGCCGTGACCACCCGCGACGGTCGCGTGGACATCGGCGAGGGCAACAAGTTCATTCTCAAGAAGCTCGGCGACGCGAAGAAGCCGGTGGTGCTCGGTATTAACAAAATTGATCTGTTGCCCGACAAGCGCCGGCTGCTGCCCATCATCGACGCGTACCGCACGCAGTTCCCGTTCGCGGAGATCTTCCCGCTGTCGGCGGGGAAGGGCGAAGGGGTCGAGAACCTGCTCGAGCGGCTCGCGGCGATGATGCCCGAGGGGCCGAACCTCTTCCCCGAGGACGTGATCACCGATCAGGCGGAGCGCAGCATCGTCGCCGAGTACGTGCGCGAGCAGATCCTGAAGAACCTGCGGCAGGAGATTCCGTACTCGACGGCCGTCGTGGTCGAGGCCTTCGACGAGAGCGAGCGCGGCGAGGGCGGCACGCGCAGCAATCCCAAGGGCCTGGTGCGCATCGACGCGGTGGTCTTCGTGGAGCGCGAGAGCCAGAAGGCGATCGTGATTGGCAAGGGCGGCAGCATGCTCAAGAAGATCGGCACCGAGGCGCGCAAGCGCATCGAGGCCTTCCTCGGTTCGCGCGTGTTCATCCAGCTCACGGTGCGCGTAGAGCCGCACTGGAGTGACTCGGCCGGCGCGCTGGCGCGCCTGGGGTACACGCGATGA